GCACGTACCTCGACACGCCGTTCCACCGCCTCGCGGACGGCGAGGACCTGGCCCAGGTCGACCTGTCCCGGCTGGTCGACCTGCCCGGTCTGCTGATCGACGTCTCGGGGTCCCCCCGGCGCGGCATCGGCGCCGACGTGTTCGAGGGCCACGACGTCACGGGGCGGGCGGTCCTGCTGCGTACGGGCTGGGACAGGCACTGGGGCGGCCCGTCCTACGGCGACCCGGACCACCCCTTCCTGGCGGCGGACGCGGCCGCCCTGCTGGCCGACCGGCGACCGGCCGTCGTCGGCATCGACAGCGTCAACATCGACGACATGGCCGACGGCCTGCGCCCGGCCCACACCGCCCTGCTCACCGCGGGCGTGCCGATCATCGAGCACCTGCGCGGGCTCGACCGGCTGCCGCCCACCGGGTTCCGTCTCCACGCGGCGCCCGTCGCCGTGTCCGGCATGGGCACCTTCCCCATCCGGGCGTACGCCCTCGTCCCCTGATCGCTTCCTTCACACGTACGCGACGTCCTCGGCGCCGAGGAACGGCAGCAGGCGTCCGGCCTCCTCCGTCACCGCGCACGCCTCGGCCGCCCCCAACGCCCGGAACGGGACGAGACGCAGCGTGCCGTCCTTGACCGACCAGCTGCCGTGGACGAACCCGTCCACGAGGAAGGTCGGCAGCACCATCGCCGCGCCCGGCATCACCCGTCTGCGATCGGCGTCGCCGATCACGCGGCTCCGGTCGGCGTGGCCGAGCAGCAGGTTGTCGAAGGCGGGCAGGAACCGCACGGGAACGGGCGTTTCGGGATCGGGCAGCTCCGGTGCGCTCTCCAGGTCGAACAGCTCCCTGCCCTCGGCGTC
The Microbispora sp. ZYX-F-249 DNA segment above includes these coding regions:
- a CDS encoding cyclase family protein, with protein sequence MTSHPRGRVVDLSHVVRHGMLTHPGLPGPEIGDFLTREDSRDRYAPGTEFHIGRITMVANTGTYLDTPFHRLADGEDLAQVDLSRLVDLPGLLIDVSGSPRRGIGADVFEGHDVTGRAVLLRTGWDRHWGGPSYGDPDHPFLAADAAALLADRRPAVVGIDSVNIDDMADGLRPAHTALLTAGVPIIEHLRGLDRLPPTGFRLHAAPVAVSGMGTFPIRAYALVP